In Hydrogenovibrio thermophilus, the following are encoded in one genomic region:
- a CDS encoding DUF2721 domain-containing protein, translating to MTELFSDAVPVNTVSHLIQLSVAPVFLLAGIGSLLGVLVSRLSRIVSKSEELSNILLMEKSQSPVDRRSSEIRQRLDFLERRRRYLNHAILACTMTGLLVALVIMIMFLSAFFAFNGSVLIAVLFILAMASLIVGLLIFLREIYYASHPR from the coding sequence ATGACCGAGTTGTTTTCCGATGCCGTGCCGGTAAATACGGTGTCCCACTTGATTCAGCTGTCTGTGGCGCCGGTGTTTTTGCTGGCCGGTATCGGGAGCTTGCTCGGGGTGTTGGTCAGTCGTCTGTCTCGGATTGTTTCCAAGTCGGAGGAGTTGAGCAACATCCTGCTCATGGAGAAATCGCAAAGCCCGGTGGACCGTCGTTCCAGCGAAATCCGCCAACGTTTGGATTTTCTGGAGCGCCGCCGCCGTTATCTCAATCACGCGATTCTGGCCTGTACCATGACCGGTTTGCTGGTGGCGCTGGTGATTATGATCATGTTCTTGAGTGCGTTTTTCGCATTTAACGGGTCGGTACTCATCGCGGTACTGTTTATTCTGGCCATGGCCTCCTTGATTGTGGGGTTGCTGATTTTCCTGCGTGAGATTTATTACGCCTCGCACCCGCGTTAA
- the ppnP gene encoding pyrimidine/purine nucleoside phosphorylase, translating to MSQFENVTAVKAANIYYDGKVTSRTLLFSDGSKKTLGILLPGDYEFGTEAAEIMEMLAGEVEVLLPGETEWQTVVGGETFNVPANSKFGIKVKTVADYCCSYIE from the coding sequence ATGTCACAGTTTGAGAACGTCACCGCCGTAAAAGCGGCGAATATTTATTACGATGGAAAAGTCACCAGCCGTACGTTGTTGTTTTCGGATGGCAGCAAGAAGACGTTAGGCATTTTGTTGCCGGGCGATTATGAATTCGGTACCGAAGCGGCGGAAATCATGGAAATGTTGGCCGGAGAAGTCGAGGTGTTGTTGCCGGGTGAAACCGAATGGCAAACCGTGGTTGGGGGTGAAACCTTCAATGTACCGGCCAATTCAAAATTCGGCATCAAGGTCAAAACCGTGGCCGATTATTGCTGTTCTTATATCGAGTGA
- the gloA gene encoding lactoylglutathione lyase, with amino-acid sequence MRLLHTMLRVGDLEKSIQFYTDVLGMKLLRRKDYPKGEFTLAFLGYGDEENNTVLELTYNWGVSSYDLGEGYGHIAIEVDDVYQAADAVKAAGGKIIREAGPMNAGTTIIAFAEDPDGYQIEFIGADHERS; translated from the coding sequence ATGCGTTTATTGCACACCATGTTACGAGTGGGCGATTTGGAAAAATCGATTCAGTTCTACACCGATGTGTTGGGTATGAAATTGTTGCGCCGCAAAGATTATCCGAAAGGCGAATTCACCCTGGCCTTTTTGGGGTACGGCGATGAAGAGAACAACACGGTTTTGGAATTGACCTACAATTGGGGTGTTTCCTCGTACGACTTGGGCGAAGGCTATGGACATATCGCCATTGAAGTGGACGATGTCTATCAGGCGGCGGACGCGGTGAAAGCGGCCGGTGGTAAAATCATTCGCGAGGCGGGGCCGATGAATGCCGGTACCACCATTATTGCGTTTGCCGAAGATCCGGACGGTTATCAGATCGAATTCATCGGTGCGGACCACGAACGTTCGTAA
- a CDS encoding SulP family inorganic anion transporter: MTQSPSNAFDWRKYKADTLSGITVSLALVPEAVAFAFVAGVHPLVGLYAAIIVGFITSMFGGRPGMISAAAGSLAVVMMHLVMEHGATYLFAAVIMMGGFQIFIGWMKWGRFIRMVPSPVMLGFVNGLALVILIAQFTQFKDTDGNWLSGDSLYIMMGIIAVTMAIIYLLPRLTKAVPSALAAIVLVTLAVIFFDMNTVTVGDKAAVSGTLESLVFGDGTENGFQGMTWMTALPDNFFSLETLWIILPYAIILTIIGSVESLLTMTLIDDITETRGKGNRECIALGAANCTAGTFGTMGGCALIGQSMINVSSGGTGRLSGITAALGLLVIVLIAAPWIEMVPIGALVGLMFFVVIATFNWSSWNIMRGMTKMDAFVMVLVTALTVIFDLAVAVIAGVVVSALVFAWQHAQRVMVETSEMTSDDGRKGKIYKVYGPLFFASSQNFIDMFNPKSDPECVHIDFQHSRVYDHTGVEAIDSLTKKYKAEGKKIVLKHLSPECQNLLDEARDLVEVNVSEDPHYHVSLGK, translated from the coding sequence ATGACTCAGTCCCCCTCTAACGCCTTTGATTGGCGTAAATACAAAGCCGACACCTTGTCGGGCATTACCGTTTCGCTGGCGTTGGTGCCGGAAGCGGTCGCCTTTGCCTTCGTGGCCGGGGTGCATCCGTTGGTCGGGTTGTATGCCGCGATTATCGTCGGTTTCATCACCTCCATGTTCGGCGGGCGCCCGGGTATGATCTCCGCGGCGGCCGGTTCCTTGGCGGTGGTGATGATGCATTTGGTGATGGAGCACGGCGCCACTTACCTGTTCGCGGCGGTCATTATGATGGGGGGTTTCCAGATATTCATCGGTTGGATGAAGTGGGGGCGGTTTATCCGCATGGTGCCGAGTCCGGTCATGCTCGGCTTCGTGAACGGTTTGGCATTGGTCATCTTGATTGCCCAGTTTACTCAGTTTAAAGATACGGACGGCAATTGGTTGTCCGGCGACAGTCTGTACATCATGATGGGCATCATTGCCGTCACCATGGCGATTATTTATTTGTTGCCGCGCTTGACCAAGGCGGTGCCATCCGCGTTGGCGGCGATTGTACTGGTGACTTTGGCGGTGATTTTCTTTGATATGAATACCGTTACGGTCGGCGATAAAGCGGCGGTGTCCGGTACTTTGGAATCGTTGGTGTTCGGTGACGGAACGGAAAACGGTTTCCAAGGCATGACCTGGATGACGGCGTTGCCGGATAACTTCTTCAGCCTGGAAACGCTTTGGATTATTTTGCCCTATGCGATTATTTTGACGATTATCGGTTCGGTGGAATCCTTGTTGACGATGACGTTGATTGATGACATCACTGAAACTCGCGGTAAAGGGAACCGTGAATGTATCGCGTTGGGCGCGGCCAACTGTACGGCCGGTACCTTCGGCACCATGGGCGGCTGTGCTTTGATCGGTCAGTCGATGATTAACGTCAGTTCCGGCGGCACTGGGCGCTTGTCCGGCATTACCGCCGCGTTGGGCTTGTTGGTGATCGTGTTAATTGCGGCGCCCTGGATTGAGATGGTGCCGATTGGTGCGTTGGTTGGCTTGATGTTCTTTGTGGTCATCGCCACCTTTAACTGGTCGAGCTGGAATATCATGCGCGGCATGACCAAGATGGATGCGTTTGTCATGGTGCTGGTGACGGCGTTGACGGTGATTTTCGATTTGGCGGTGGCGGTGATTGCCGGTGTGGTTGTGTCGGCATTGGTCTTTGCATGGCAACATGCTCAAAGAGTCATGGTGGAAACCTCGGAAATGACGTCGGATGACGGCCGAAAAGGTAAAATTTATAAAGTGTACGGCCCTTTGTTCTTTGCGTCGTCGCAGAACTTTATTGATATGTTTAATCCGAAAAGCGATCCGGAATGCGTACACATCGATTTTCAGCATTCCCGTGTGTACGATCACACCGGGGTGGAAGCGATTGATAGCCTGACGAAAAAATACAAAGCCGAAGGCAAGAAAATCGTATTGAAGCATTTGAGCCCTGAGTGCCAGAATCTGTTGGACGAAGCCAGAGACTTGGTGGAAGTGAATGTGTCGGAAGACCCGCACTATCATGTGTCGCTGGGCAAA
- a CDS encoding O-acetylhomoserine aminocarboxypropyltransferase/cysteine synthase family protein, with translation MKLESIALHHGYESESTTKSAAVPIYQTTSYTFDDTQHGADLFDLKVPGNIYSRIMNPTCDVLEKRMAEMEGGVAGLALATGMAAITYAIQTIAQAGDNIVSTSQLYGGTYNLFAHTFPRQGIEVRMVKADDYDAFEAAIDDKTRAIFCESIGNPAGNVVDVARLAEIAHKHGLPLMVDNTVATPYLCRPIDLGADIVIHALTKFVGGHGTTLGGIVIDSGKFDWVANKERFPMLNEPDPSYHGVSYTRDIGAAAFIARCRVVPLRNTGAALSAHSAFLLLQGLETLGLRMERHCENTLKVAEYLKQHPKVSWVNYASLPDDKYHDVCVKTTKGSGSGILSFGIKGGREAGGQFIDALQMILRLVNIGDAKSLACHPATTTHRQLSPEELEKAGVSEDLVRLSIGIEHIDDIIADIEQALENVKD, from the coding sequence GAATCCATCGCGCTTCACCACGGCTATGAATCGGAAAGTACCACCAAATCGGCCGCTGTTCCCATTTATCAAACCACGTCTTATACCTTCGACGACACCCAACACGGGGCGGATTTGTTTGACCTGAAAGTTCCGGGGAACATTTACAGCCGAATCATGAACCCGACGTGCGATGTATTGGAAAAACGCATGGCGGAAATGGAAGGCGGTGTGGCGGGTTTGGCGTTGGCCACCGGTATGGCGGCGATTACCTATGCGATTCAGACCATCGCGCAGGCCGGGGACAATATTGTCAGTACCAGCCAGTTGTATGGCGGCACCTATAACCTATTCGCGCATACGTTCCCGCGTCAGGGGATTGAAGTGCGAATGGTGAAGGCGGATGATTACGACGCGTTTGAAGCGGCGATTGACGACAAAACACGCGCCATTTTCTGTGAGTCCATCGGAAATCCGGCCGGGAATGTGGTGGACGTGGCACGCCTGGCGGAAATCGCGCATAAGCACGGTTTGCCGTTGATGGTGGATAACACCGTCGCGACGCCGTATTTGTGTCGCCCGATTGATTTGGGCGCGGACATTGTCATTCACGCTTTGACCAAATTCGTGGGTGGTCACGGCACTACCTTGGGCGGGATTGTCATTGATTCCGGTAAATTCGACTGGGTGGCGAACAAGGAACGTTTCCCGATGTTGAACGAGCCGGATCCGTCTTATCACGGCGTGAGTTATACGCGTGATATTGGGGCGGCGGCCTTTATCGCCCGTTGTCGTGTGGTGCCGTTGCGTAATACCGGCGCGGCCTTGTCGGCACACAGCGCTTTCTTGTTGTTGCAAGGGTTGGAGACTTTGGGGCTGCGCATGGAGCGCCATTGCGAGAACACCCTGAAGGTGGCCGAATACTTGAAACAACATCCGAAAGTGTCTTGGGTGAATTATGCGTCTTTGCCGGATGACAAGTATCATGACGTTTGCGTGAAGACCACGAAAGGTTCCGGTTCCGGTATTTTGAGCTTTGGCATTAAAGGCGGACGTGAAGCGGGTGGTCAGTTCATTGATGCGTTGCAGATGATTCTGCGTTTGGTGAATATCGGTGATGCCAAGTCGTTGGCGTGTCACCCGGCGACCACGACGCACCGCCAATTGAGCCCGGAAGAGTTGGAAAAAGCCGGCGTTTCGGAAGATTTGGTGCGTTTGTCCATTGGCATTGAGCACATAGATGATATTATTGCGGATATCGAACAAGCACTGGAAAACGTCAAGGACTAA